The nucleotide sequence TTTGATAAGTATAAGATGCTTAATCATCTTTTTTATGCAGGGAACGATATTCCTTCTCCCGGTGTTTCCTTTAAAAAAACTTTGTTTAAGAAAACTGCTGCTTATAATCAGAATTTGATTATGATGCATGACTATGATTTAAATGTACGCTGTCTTATACACGGAAAAACGGCTGTAGTTAATGAGCCTACTGTTTTTTATAGGAGATTTTCAAATCCAATAATAAATTTAAGCGGTAAAACAAAATGGCTTGACATGTGCCATTCTATTGAAAGTAAATTTGTTCTTGATAATTATTTAAGCTTAGACTATGATGAAATAAAGAAAGTTTTTCCTCAGTTAAAAACGTATAATCAAGAAGAGATAAAGTTTAGACTGCTTATTGATACTTGTAAAAATAAACAATTGCGTTTAAGTTCTTGGGCCTTTGAGCGTCTTATTACATATCTTGAAAATAATAAAGATTTTTTTAGTACTAATGTGTTTGATTTTCAATATAAAGATTATATTGACTTGTATAAAATAAATGCAAAAAATATTATCGGTAAAACACATAAAGAAAAATTATATAATGATGCAAAAATATTGATAAAAAAAATGTTCGGACTGCATTAAAATGTTTTAGCTGATATTCGAGGATGATATGAAGGAAATAGAAGTTTCTAAGATTACCGACGGGCGTGGTAATCTTTCTTTTTTTGAAAGTGAACGAGCTGTTCCTTTTAAAATT is from Treponema denticola and encodes:
- a CDS encoding glycosyltransferase, whose amino-acid sequence is MNTKITIVIPTYNKAEYISQTIESVLKQTCQDFEIVIIDDCSKDDTELVVQKYLSDKIRYFKHTRNWGPGATFNDGIEKSNTEYITLIASDDVLLPNHLEQVMLQFKKDDLVETVFPKLKVIDENSNDLNEIIQQPFFDKYKMLNHLFYAGNDIPSPGVSFKKTLFKKTAAYNQNLIMMHDYDLNVRCLIHGKTAVVNEPTVFYRRFSNPIINLSGKTKWLDMCHSIESKFVLDNYLSLDYDEIKKVFPQLKTYNQEEIKFRLLIDTCKNKQLRLSSWAFERLITYLENNKDFFSTNVFDFQYKDYIDLYKINAKNIIGKTHKEKLYNDAKILIKKMFGLH